The DNA sequence GCCGATCAGGCGACGCCAGACGGCGATGTTGGAGGCGTCGACGCTGCCACCCGCATGAACCAGCAGCGCTGACCCGCGACGCTCCACCAGGACGTGCAGCTCTTCTTCCGCAGGAGCTTCCGCAGGAGCCTGCGGGGCGACGAACGCCTCGCCGACGCACGCCTCGGCAATGACGCCACGGACCGTCATCGCGGCGGCCGGAATTGCTTCCGCCCGCTCCGATCCGGTCCCGTTGCGGCGCCAAGTAGCGCGACGAGTGAGTTTACGCCGTAAACCGAACAGCATGCGGTTGAAACTACGCCGGATTGTTTACGTTGTAAACCTGTCCGCGGTGGCTTTCTTGGATCGTCCTGCCGTCCCGCTACAACCCGCTTCGACCCCCGGACGCACCACCGCCCCGCGCGCCGTAATCGGCGCACGGGGCGGCGTTCTCGCTTGCTAGTCCTTGAAGGCGTCCTTGACGTTCTCGCCGGCCTTCTTCAGGCTCGACTTCCCCTGGTCGGCCTTGCCCTCGTTCCTGAGCTCGTCATTACCGGTGACCTTGCCGGCGGCTTCTTTGGCTTTGCCCGCGACATCCTGTGCGGCGTTTCTGGCTTTGTCTGCCAATCCCATCGTCAGCTCCTCCCTAATGTGGCGTTGCAACACGAGCGATACCCACGGTGTTTACAACGTAAACCTCCCGGGTGCCGGTTGCCTCAGCGCCGGGCGAGCAGCAGTTCGAGCCGGTCCAGCATGGCCTCCAGCGCCTCCTCGAACTCCGCGGTGCTGCGGTCTTGCGACAACATCGGCTGCAGACGCAGCAGGTGCGGGTAGTCGGTCAGGTCGCGTGCGGACCGCTCGCCCCTGTCATCGAGCAGGGCCTCATCGGGGTGCAGTTCCGCGCCGCGCGCCGACACCTCCAACAGCAGGTGACCGATCAGGAACGTGGTGTAGGAGCGGTAGGCCGCCACCGCGGCCGCATCGTCGAATCCATAGGAGATCAGCGTGTCGAGGAAGCTTTCCATCCAGCGCAGGCTGCGCAGCGGCGGCCGAACCCATGGCGCCTCCGGCGCCTGGGTGGCCACCAGCGGAAAAACCTCCGGATGGTCGAGTGCGATCTGGCGGACACCATGCGCCAACCGCATGAGGTAGTCCTGCCAGCCGTCTTCCTGGCGCCGCGCCGCGAGTTGATCGGCGTAGAGCCGGTCGATGATGTGGTCGACGACCCCGCTGAGCAGGTCACCACGGCCGTGCACGTAGCGGTAGAGCGCCATCGCCTCGACCCCGCAGGCCGCACCCAGCGCACGCATCGTCAATTTCGACAGGCCCTGGCGATCAATGAAGCCGATGGCCATTTCCAGGATTCCGTCGCGACTCAACTGCGACGGCGAGCGCGGGCCGCCGACCGTGTCCGCAGCGTCCACCCCGGCATCCACCAGACCACCCCTTCTCAATGCACCGATACAAAGGTCAGCCGGCCTTCATCTCCGCGGCGATTCGTGCCTCAGTTTACGTCGTAAGCCCGTCCCAGCCGCCGGAAATACCGCCCTCCCCCGATCGAACCGATGACAAACCGCACTCCACCTCGGCCCAATGCCGGACGATCAGCCCTTGACGCCCCGACCGATCGAAACCTAGATTCACTCGGATTGAACTCTTGTTCATTCTCTCTGAATGCACGCTCACCATGGTTTCGCCAACCTTCGATCGCCGACTCAGGAGACCGCATGCCCGACTACGAAGACATCACCTATGAGGTCGACGGCCCCGCTGCCGTCATCACGATCAACCGTCCACACCGCTACAACGCCTTCCGCGGCCAAACCGTGGAGGAAATGATCAAGGCGTTCCGGGCAGCCTGGGCCGACACCCAGGTCGCGGCCATCATCCTCACCGGGGCCGGCGAGAAGGCCTTCTGCACCGGCGGCGACGTCAAGCAGCGCGCCGAGACCGGTGACTACGGTCCCACCGAAAGCGGCATGTTCGAGATCGGCTACCTGCACAAGCTGATTCGCGACGTGCCCAAGCCGGTGATCGCGGCGGTCAACGGTGTCGCCATCGGCGGTGGCCACGTGCTGCACGTCCTGTGCGATCTCTCAATAGCTTCCGACACCGCCAGGTTCGGTCAGGCCGGGCCCCGGGTCGGATCGTTCGACGCTGGATTCGGCTCGGCGTACCTGGCCCGCGTCGTCGGCGAGAAGCGCGCCCGCGAACTCTGGTACCTGTGCCGGCAGTACGACGCCGCCACCGCCGAACGCTGGGGGCTGGTGAACTGGGTCGTCCCGGCCGAACGACTCCTCGACGAAGCCAAGGCGGTCGCCGCCGAGATCGCCGAAAAGAGCCCAACCGCACTGCGCTTCCTCAAGCAGTCCTTCAACGCCGACACCGACCACCAAGCCGGTCTGAGCAACCTGGCGATGTCGGCGCTGGAGATCTTCGTGCACACCGACGAAGGCAGGGAGGGCGCCGCAGCGTTCGCCGAGAAGCGTCCCGCCGACTTCGGCCAGTTCATCACGGCCTAGCACCGACCAGGACAGGACCACCTCATGAGCAATACTCTCGCGCTGGTCACCGGAGCCGGATCAGGTATAGGCAAGGCGATCACCCTGGCATTCGCCGCACAGGGCGACCGAGTGATCGCCGCCGATCTCGACCTCGCCGCGGCCGAGGCCACCGCCGCCCAACATCCCGAGCTCATCACGGCATTGCCGGTCGACGTCGCCGACCGCGCGCAGGTCGACACGTTACGTGACCGGACACACGCCGAGATCGGCGTGCCGACCGTGCTGGTCAACGCGGCCGGGTGGGACCGTACCGACCAATTTCTCAACGCCACAACGGAATTCGCCGAGAAGGTGGTGGCTATCAACTACCTCGGGCCAGTTCACGTCTGCAGCGCGTTCTTGCCGGGGATGATCGAGGCCGGCGGGGGTGGACGCATCATCAACCTGGCCAGCGACGCCGGGCGGGTCGGCAGTGCGGGCGAAAGCATCTACGCCGGCGCCAAGGGTGGGGTGATCGCACTGACCAAGTCACTGGCCCGGGAGATGGCCCGCCACACGATAACCGTCAACTGCGTCTGTCCGGGGCCGACCGATACTCCGCTGTTCGCGGCTCAGCCCGAGAAGCTGAAAGAGGCTCTGGTCAAGGCGATCCCGTTCCGTCGGTTGGCCCGCCCGGAGGAGGTCGCCGCGCCGGTGCTGTTCTTCGCCTCCGATACCGCGTCATTCATCACCGGTCAGGTGATCAGCGTCAGCGGTGGTCTGACGATGGCGGGCTGAGCGATGGCCGCCAAGCTGGAGTACGGCCCCGAGCACCGGCAATTCCGGGAGATGGTCGCTGAATTCGTGCAGCGCAGCGTCGTCGAAGTCCACGAGAACCGCGAGCGATCCGGCTGTTGGGAACGCGCCCTGTTCACTGAGGCCGGCCGCCTGGGCCTACTGGGCTTCCCGGTGTCCGAGGAACTCGGCGGTCCGGGCGTACACGACTTCCGCTATCACGCCATCGTGATTGAAGAACTGCAACGAGCCGGGGCGGCTGCCGAAGCGATCGCGTTTTCGCTGCAGAACGACGTGGTGCTGCCCTACCTGACCGACCTCACCACCCCCGAACAGCAAAAGCGCTGGCTACCGGCGGTGGTCACCGGCGAGACAGTGCTCGGTATCGCGATGACCGAGCCCGGCACCGGCAGCGATCTCGCAGGCATTCGCACCACGGCTCGTCGTGATGGCGAGTACTACGTAGTCAACGGCGCGAAGACCTTCATCTCCAACGGCCAAACCGGTGATCTGTTCGTGGTCGCGGTGCGCACCGCAGAAGACCGGCACCGGGGGCTGTCTTTGCTGGTGGTCGAGGCCGACACACCGGGTTTCCACCGGGGCCGCAATCTGGAGAAGATCGGCCTGCACGCCCAGGACACCAGCGAACTGGCCTTCACCGATATGCGGGTGCCAGCGGCAAACCTGCTCGGAGAGGAGGGACAGGGGTTCTTTCAGCTAGTCCGCAACCTGCCGCAGGAGCGGCTGTCGTTGGGGGTCGGTGCGGTCGCGGCCGCCGAAGGCGTACTGCGCGAGACGCTCGACTACGTAAAGCAGCGCCAAGCGTTCGGTTCGCCGATCGCGGGATTCCAGAATACCCAGTTCGTGCTCGCTGAGGTCGCCACCGAACTCGACATCGCGCGGACCTTCCTCGACGACTGCATCGCCGAGCACCTGGCAGGCGATCTGACCGCGGCGCGCGCCGCCAAGCTGAAATGGTGGTCCACCGACCTACAGGTGCGCACCGCGGATCGTTGCCTGCAACTGTTCGGCGGTTACGGTTACATGCGCGAATACCCGGTCTCGCGGGCCTTCGTCGACGCCCGCATCCAGACCATCTACGGCGGCACCAACGAGATCATGAAGACGATCATCGCCAAAGACCTGGGGATCTGATTCTCCGATAGGAGCACGCCTTGACCACTGACTACGGTCAACTGCCGGTCGAGGAAGCCGTACGCGCAGCCCGGACCGATTCGCGACGTCGTCAGATCCTTGATGCAGCAGTCAAAGTCATGCAGAAGACTGGCTTCCACCAGATGTCGATGCAGGACCTGGCCACCGAGGCCGACGTGAGCGTCGGCTTGATCTACAAGTACTTTTCCGGCAAAGAAGACCTGCTTCTGGCGACCATAGTGCGGATCCAGGATGCGTTCAGCGATCAACTCACCCCCGTCATCGCCGACGCGGGAGACGACCCTGTCCAGCAGTTGACGGCTGGCATCCGGCGCTACATCGAGATCGTCGATGAAAACCTGGACGCGGTGGTGCTGACCTATCGGGAAAGCCGCACCCTGGACTCGGCAGGGCGGACCAAGATCAAGGAACTCGAGATCGCGAGCGCCGCGCCGCTGCGCACCGTCATCGAGGCGGGGATCGCCACCGGCACATTCCACGGCGTCGACGTCGACCTCGTGGTTTTCGACATCATGCTCCTCGCACACGGTTGGGCGCTCAAGCGCTGGCACTTCGGCGAGCTGTACACCCTCGATGAATACATCGGGCTACAGACCCGTTTCACGCTCAACTCGCTGGTACGCGACCGCGGCACCGAAAGCTAGCCACGGTCCCGCGTCGACGACGAAAACATCCCCCGGACCACCACCGCCGCGGCCCCCGCGGCATAGGCTGACAGCCATGCCCAACTCAGGCCCTCTCTCCGGCAAAACCATGTTCATTTCCGGTGCCAGCCGTGGCATCGGCCTGGCGATCGCCAAGCGCGCCGCCCGCGACGGCGCCAACGTCGCGCTGATCGCCAAGACCGCCGAACCGCATCCCAAGCTCGACGGCACGATCTACACGGCGGCCGCCGAAATCGAAGAGGCCGGCGGGCAGGCGCTGCCGATCGTCGGCGACATCCGTGATGGAGACTCCGTGGCAGGGGCCGTGGCCACCACCGTCGAACGGTTCGGCGGCATCGACATCTGTGTGAACAACGCCTCGGCGATCAATCTCGGCTCGATCCTCGAAGTGCCGCTGAAGCGCTTCGATCTGATGAACGGCATCGAGGTGCGCGGTACCTACGCGGTGTCGCAGGCCTGCATTCCGCACATGATCGGCCGCGACAATCCGCACATCCTGACGCTGTCCCCGCCGATCCGGCTGGAGCCCCAATGGCTCAAGCCCACCGCCTACATGATGGCCAAGTTCGGGATGACGCTGTGTGCACTCGGTATGGCCGAGGAACTGCGCGGGCAGGGTATCGCCTCCAACACGCTCTGGCCGCGCACCATGATCGCGACCGCCGCGGTACAGAACCTGCTCGGCGGAGACGAGGCGATGGCGCGCTCTCGCACCCCCGACATCTATGCCGACGCCGCGTACGCCATCGTGACCAAGCCCGCCCGCGAGTACACCGGCAACTCCCTGCTGTGCGAGGACGTGCTGGTGGACTCCGGTGTCACCGATCTGTCGGTCTATGACTGTGTGCCCGGTAGCGACCTGGGCGTGGACCTGTGGGTCGACACCGTCAACCCACCGGGATACGCGCAGCCCTAGCCGCGCGATGAGGCGACAGTGACCGACGTCTTCGTCGAAAGCGAGTTCGCGCCGCTACGCAGCGTGGTGCTCGCCCAGTCCGAACTGGCGCTGCCGGAAGACATCCCGGATTCCGACCTGGAATTCCTTGCCTCCGACTCGGCTGAAAACGTTGCCGCTGGACAGGATTTCGGCACAGCTTGCCCGCAGCGGCAGCGGTTGTGGCTGCAGGAACGGCGCAACTTCGAGGCGGTGCTGCACCGCTACGGTGTCGAAGTACTACGTCCGCGGATGTTGACCGCGGCCGAGAAAGCCGCGGCAGGCTCCGACGGATACGCCAATTTCTTTGTGCGCGACCCGTTTTTCACCATCGGAGATGTCGTGATCGAGGGCTCCCTTCGGTTTCGGCATCGCCGTCGCGAGGTCTTGCCGGTCCGCGACATCATGCTCGAGCGGGTGTATCCCGCCACCTGCGACTATGTCGCCGTCCCGGCTCCCGAAATCGCCGCCGCCGACGATACGACGCTGGGGCCCGGTCCGTTCTTAGAGGGCGGCGATGTCCTGGTTCTCGGCCGGCAGGTTTTCGTGGGGACATCGGGTCTTGCGTCGAATGCACTCGGCGCGCGCTGGCTGGCCAAGCTGCTCGCTACGCGGGGCTACACCGTTGAGGTGGTCCGTTTGGTCCCCGACATCCTGCACCTGGACTGTGCGCTCGGATTGATCCGCGACGGCCTGCTGGTGGTGTGCGAAGACGCACTGCTCGACGGGGTTCCCGCCGCGCTGACGTCTTGGGACCGGATACCGGTTTCGCTGGCGCAGGCTAAGGAACTGGCCACCAACGGGTTGCCGATCTCCCCCGACGTTTACGTCACCGATCCCGCCTTTGGTTGGGTCGGTGAGCAATTGGAACACCGTGGCGTCACGGTCGAGTACATCGAGTTCGGAATCAGCCGGTCGCTGGGCGGTGCGTTCCGGTGCAGCACCCAGCCTTTACTGCGACGCCGCTAGCTGTATGAGGCCATGACGTTGGTGACGCCGTTAGTCAGTCCTGATGCTGTGGGCGGGCTTCAGGAAAGGGTGATAGACGCCCTTGGTGGGGAATTAGGCGAGCAAGGGATGGGCCGCCGGATTCGCGGTCAGGGCGATACGCCTGCAGACGGTGATATCGCGGAGCTTGCGTCATCAACGAGTCGGACCGCCCAGTGCATCGAGGTAGGGGCGCAAGACGTTCGATTGGCGCCGAAGGCGGTCGGCTGCCTCGTGTTGATGTATCGAGCGGTAGTGCTTCTCCTGCGTCTCATACTCGCGCAGGAGGTCTCGAATGAGTGCGTGGATGTCGGACATGGTCAGCTCGCGTCTGGGCGCCTCGGTTGATCCGACTCCGGGCGAGGAGTGCGCGACGGTGCCGTCTGCAGATCGCGGCGTCTGCTCCTCGGATTGGACTGCTTCGGCGTTGTCGATCGCGGCGATCATGGTTCGCAGGACTGAGACCATTTCCGGTTGGCGCGATTTGAGCGCGGCGCGAAGGTCGCGGCGTACTTCTTTGCGGAAGGCCCAGGAATCCTCTGCGTGTGTCACGGTGTCGTGCGTTGGTTCAGGAAAGTGTGGAGGTCGTTGCCGTCGTCGAAGAGACCGTGACCCGTGTCGGCGAGCAGGTTGACCGCTGCCGCGGGCTGCAGACGTGTCAAGCGTGCGGCGGTGTCGCGCGAGTTGAGCATGCGGTCGCGCGCACCCAGCACAACGAAAAGTGGTGCGAAGATTGCCTTTAGGTCATCGTCGGAGAAGACGGGCAGTGTGTCGTGGCGGGGGCGATAGTTGCGTTGGATCAGCAACAGGTAATCGATGACGGGACCAGGAATGCGGCCCGGCCCAAGCGTAATCCGCAGAGCACGACGCGTACCACGCTCGCCGAATGCCATCAGGGCCAGTGCGGCGAGGACGGCACCGTAGCGTTGACGGCCGATACCGCCCGGGGCCCGCAGCGCCAATCGTTGGACGCGGTCTGGCCGGCGGATCGCGTAATCCGTGGCCAGCCACCCGCCCAAGGACACCCCCACGAAGCCAGCGGCATCGACGCCCAGCCTATCGAGCACGTCATCGAGCCATAACGCAAAGGCATCGGAATCAAGTGGCGGCCGCGACGGCGCGCTCAATCCGGGCTCTCCGACGAGGTCGACCATGTACAGCCGGTGGGTCGCTGACCACCGCGACGCGTCGGTCTGCCAGATCGCGCTGTTGCTCCCCGCGCCGTGCAGCAATACAACCGGTGGAGCATCGGTGGGTCCGCAGTCCATGACGAAGGTGTCGCCCTCGCGTGTGGCGACGATGCGACGCCGCAGCGGCACTGCCCAGCGCTGAAGGTGTTCGCGGTAACGACGCTCGACGGCTTGCTGGCCAGATGAGGAGCGGTAGACGTCGGCGTTCACTTGTCGTCCTGGCGTGTCAGGGCGCCAATCAATCCGATGACGGATGCCGTGGATTCTGGGTCACCGACGACGAAGACCGTGAGACGGCAGGCAGATTCGTCATATGTCGAATGAACGTCGAGCTGTCCTGGCCCACTTGAGTCGCTGATCGCTGCAGCGGTGAGATGTGTAGTGATGCGATCCATGGTGAGGCGGTCGACATTGTCGATGTGCACGACAGTAGAGACGTGAGCGTGTGGGCTGCTCGCCGGCTCGTCGGTAACCGCACCAGCGAAAGCTTGCAAGTCTCGTTTGGTGATGCGGTATTGCTTGCCCATACGCACGGCCGGCAGGCGACCGTCACGGACGTATCCCCGGACGGTTCGTACGTGCAGTCCGAGAATGTCGGCAACCTGCTCAGCCGAGTACACAGCAATGCTCACATCCGCAAACTACCCTATCACTACCTATAACGCTAGTTATAGGTAGTGATAGGGATGTATTCATACGCCGGGCACATCCAGGTCCACAATGTGTAGGCACATCGAGGGGGCCTTCAGCCACCCCTACGAGTGCCCCGATCGATTTGAATTCTGTTGTACGCGAGAACTATTGACCGATCTAACACCTGTTGGCACGTGTAGGCCCTCACGGGTTCCGACGACTACCGCTCATCACGCACAACCCAGCTGATCCCGGCCGCCGTCCACAACGTCATGACCCGCAACAGCTAGCCGACGCCCCGCGGCGCGACCCCCGGCGGGACGCCGGGCGGCGACGGCTCGCTGGGCCGCCCCGGGATGACCAGCCTGAACCGGGCGCCCCCATCGTGGGGAACGCACGTCAGCGTCCCACCGTGCGCCACGGCCAGCGCCCGGGCTATCGGCAATCCCAGTCCCGCGCCGCCGTGGTCGCGGCCGCGGGCGCTGTCCAGGCGCACCAGCCGATCGAAGATCCGTTCGGCGTCCTCGGCACGCACGCCGATGCCGGTGTCGGTGACGACCACCGCGACACCACCGCTGTCTTTGCTGACATCGACGTTGATCTGCCCACCAGGGGGGGTGTAGCGACGCGCGTTGTCGAGCAGGTTGGACAGAATCTGGGCGACTCGCGTGGGGTCGACCCGGGCGGTCGCCGAGTCCAGTCCCGTACGCCCGATCTGTAGTTGCGGAGCAAGCAGCGCCGCCCGATCCAGTTGAGTATCAATGATGCTGATCAGATCGATGTCTTTGAGCTCCAAAGGCAATCCGGCATCGATATAGCTAAGGTCCAGCATGTCGGTGACCAGCCGGGTGGCCCGCCGCGCTTCGGTCAGCAGCAGGCTGGCGCGACGATGCTGGCGAAGAACCTCGGGCTCGATGGCGTCCTCGGTGCTGGACTGGCCGACATGCACGCTGACGTTTCCCGCGATCTGCTCCGCGGCGGCCTGCATTCCCGCTATCGGGGTGCGCAGTTCATGGGCAGCGTCGGCGAGAAAACGCCGTACCGCCGCTTCCGCTCGCTGCGCCCCCTGCGCGGCGCGCTGCGCCCGCTTCTCAGAGTCCTCCAACTCGTCGAGCATGTCGTCGAAAGCTTCTGCCGCCCGGCCCAGTTCGGTCTTGGGACGGTCGGGGCGCAGTCGCCGGCCCCGATCCCCGGTGGTGATGTCACGGGCGAGATCAGTGAGCCGGTCCAGCGGCGCGAGCAGCGCACGGCTTGCCCCGGCCAGCAAGGTCGATGCCAGCAGCAAGGTTCCCAGACCGGCCTCGATCATCAAGCGCCGCAATCTGCGCAACGTCTCGTCGGACTCCGTGGTGTCGGCGACCAGGATCACCCGGTCGCCGTTGGCGAAGGGATGCACCAAGACTGTTGCGGTGTCGTCGGGCTCCAGCGGCGGGGCCGGAATCTTCGATCCGGTGGTTGCATCGGGCTCGATCGCGGGGTCACCGTAGCTGGTGCCGTCGGCGGTGACCACCAGTGCGGCGATGATGCCGCCGTTGAGTTGTTCCGACATCTGTTCAGCCGAGATGCCCAGTGCTACTAATGAATCCGCGCGCGCGGTCGCCGCTGCCAGTCGTTCGTGCACGCTGCGCGTTGCCAGCGCAGTCAGGGTGGCATTGATCACCAGCCCCATCGCCAGCATCAGCATGACCAGCAGCGCCAGCACCATCACCGTCAGCCGGCGCCGCAGCGAGGGGGTGGCGGTCATGAGCCCGAAAGTTCCAGCCGGTAACCGATTCCCCGCACGGTATGCAGGATCCGTGGTCCGTGCGCCTCGAGCTTCTGCCTCAACCCGCTGATGTGGACCTGCACCAGGTTGGGGTCGTAAGCCTCATAACCCCACACCGCGTTGAGGATCTGGGCGCTGCTGACAATGCGGCCGCGTTGTTCGACGAGGTAGACCAGCACGCGCAGCTCGGTGGCGGTCAAACCCAGCGGGGTGCCCGAGCGGGAGGCCACTCCGGCGTCGACATCGACCATCAGATCGCCGAACTGCACGGCCGCCGGCAACCGGCCACGCCGGCGCAGCACCGCACCGACCCGCGACACCAGTTCGGCCAGCTCGAACGGCTTGACCACGTAGTCGTCGGCGCCGCCGTCCAGACCGCGCAACCGGTCGGGTAAGCCGTCGCGCGCGGTGAGCAGCACCACCCCTACCTCGCCCCAGCGCAGGATCACGTCCATCAGCGCGAAGCCGTCGCGTCCCGGCAACATGACGTCGAGGACCACCAGATCCGGCCGGAATCCGTCCAGCACCTCCTCCAGGCCGTGGCCATCGGGCTGGGTGTCGGTGAGGTAGCCGGCGTCGGCCAGGGCCTCGCTGACCATCTCTCGAATGGTCTCGGAGTCCTCGACAACCAGAACCCGCGGCGTTCCCACGCTGAAGGGAGTACCGCCGCGACGGTCGGCGGACCGGGAATCGGCCATGGTCCATTGATAACACCGTCACGCCACGATGGGGAGAGCCGACCGGCGCGGCGTACGCCGGCCGCCGCGTTCTTCAGGTTCACTTCAAGTTGACTGTCTACGGTCACAGTGACCGAGTGCGCCCGGCAACCCCTCGCAACGGCGCGAACCGGGAAATTCAGGAGGCACCATGACGCCTACTACCAACAGGATTGTCTGACAATGGATTTCGCGATGCTGCCCCCAGAGGTCAACTCGAGCCGGATGTACTCGGGGGCAGGCGCACAGCCCTTGCTGACCGCTGCTGCCGCCTGGGGCTCGCTGGCCGCCGAACTGAACAGCGTGGGTGTGGCGTACGACTCGGTGATCGACGAGCTGTCCGCCGGCTGGGGCGGGCCCAGCGCAGCAGCGATGGCCGCCGCTGCGGCACCATACGCCCAGTGGATGCATGCCACCGCCGCCCAGGCCGAACACACCGCTTCGTCGGCCCGGACCGCCGCCGCCGCCTACGACGCGGCGTTCGCCATGACCGTGCCTCCCCCGGCGGTCACCGCCAACCGCACTCAGATGATGTCGCTGCTTGCCTCCAACTATCTGGGTCAGAACACCGCCGCCATAGCGGCCACCGACGCCCAGTACTACGAAATGTGGGCCCAGGACGCCGCCGCCATGTACGGCTACGCCACCAGTTCCGCCGCCGCCACCAGGCTGGTCCCGTTTACCCAGCCCCCGCGCACCACCAATCCCACCGGGACGGCGAATCAGGCCGGTGCGGTCGGACAGGCCACCGCCACCGCGGCGGGCAGTCACTCCGATACCGCGGTTTCCGCGATCACCCAGGCCCTACAGGGCCTCAGCGCGCCGGGCTCGGCGGCGGCGGGATCGAATGCGACGCTAACCGGTTCGATCGGGTCGGCGGCGGCAATGGAGCCCGGGCTGGCGGCCTCCTACTTGGCGTTGGGCTCCAGCCTGTTCGGGACCTTCGTCATCGACTCGGCCGGTACCTTCGGCGTAGACGCGGCCGGCACCTTCGGGATCGACCTGATCGGTGTCGGCGAGATCGAGAGCGAACTGTTGCCGGAGATGGCCCTGGCCAGCGCGATCACTCCGGTGAGCGCCGAACTGGGTGAAGCGGCCACGCTCAGCGGGCTGTCGGTGCCACAGGCCTGGGCCACGGCGGCGCCGACGACCACCGTGATCCAGCAGGTCGGCGGCGCGTTGCCGACTGCCACGCAAGCTGCACTCCCTGCCGCCTCGGCGGGCGCCTCCGCATTGCCGCTGGCCGCCATCGGCGCCGCCGGGCTGGCCGGTCGGGCCACCGCGGGCGTAGGGCGGGGCCGCGCGGCGGCCACCGCGAACCCGAAAACCACCCCCAAACGGACACCGCGCGCCCTGGTCAAACAGCGCGACCAAGCCGAGAAGCCGGAGCAGCCGCCGGTACGGCCGTTGAACGGACCGATCACGCGGATCTCCGGTGAGCTGCGGGAACTGGCCGATCTGCGTGATGCCGGGATCCTCACCGAAGAAGAGTTCACCCGGGAAAAGCAGCGCCTCCTCGGCCGGTAGCACCCATGGATTTCGCATTGTTGCCACCGGAGGTGAACTCCGGCCGGATGTATTCCGGCGCAGGCGCCGGCCCCTTGCTGGCCGCAGCGTCGTCCTGGGATGCGCTGGGCGCCGAGCTGCACAGCGCGGGCCTCGCCTACACCTCGGTGCTCACCGAACTGGGCTCCGGCTGGGCAGGCCCCAGTGCGCGGGCCATGGGCGCCGCCGCAGCGCCGTACGCCCAATGGCTGCACACCGCCGCGATCCAGGCCGAGGAGACCGCTATCGCCGCACGTGCCGCCACCGCCGCCTACGAGACCGCTTTCGCCATGACCGTGCCGCCACCGGTCATCGCCGCCAACCGCAGCCTGCTGATGACTCTGGTGGCGACCAACTTCCTGGGCCAGAACACTCCCGCGATCGCGGCCACCGAAGCCCACTATTACGAGATGTGGGCCCAGGACGCCACCGCCATGTACGGCTACGCCGCCGGTGCCGCCACCGCCGGCAGGCTGAGCCCGTTCAGGCAGCCACCGCGCACCACCAACTCCGCGGCTGCGTCGGCCCAGTCAGCGGCGGTCATGCAGGCGGCCGCCACCACCGCGGAGGGCCACGGCGAGGGCGTCATCACCACCGTCACCCATGCGCTGGAGTCCTCGTCGGCCGTGGCCGAGGCCATCGGCGCCGACGCGCTCTTGATCAGCGAACCCGCGATGGAAGTCGGCATGGCCGGCGTCGAGCTGGTTGTCGACTCGATGGGCACGTTCGGCATCGACGCACTCGGCACGTTCCTGTTCGACGCGATGGGCGCCGCCGAGGTGGGCCAGGAATTGCTGCGGGCCGCCATGGCCGGTGCGCTGCCGGTCTCGGCCAACTTCGCCTCGGCAACCTCGATCAGCGGGCTGTCGGTGCCGCTGGCCTGGGCGTCGGCCGCGGAGGCGGCGGTGGCTCCGCAGATCGGCATGTCGCTGGCGTCCGTCGGTACCGCCGCCGCCACATCGGCCGTTCCGGCTGTGGCCGCCGGTGAGACGATGATCCCCG is a window from the Mycobacterium sp. SVM_VP21 genome containing:
- a CDS encoding acyl-CoA dehydrogenase family protein gives rise to the protein MAAKLEYGPEHRQFREMVAEFVQRSVVEVHENRERSGCWERALFTEAGRLGLLGFPVSEELGGPGVHDFRYHAIVIEELQRAGAAAEAIAFSLQNDVVLPYLTDLTTPEQQKRWLPAVVTGETVLGIAMTEPGTGSDLAGIRTTARRDGEYYVVNGAKTFISNGQTGDLFVVAVRTAEDRHRGLSLLVVEADTPGFHRGRNLEKIGLHAQDTSELAFTDMRVPAANLLGEEGQGFFQLVRNLPQERLSLGVGAVAAAEGVLRETLDYVKQRQAFGSPIAGFQNTQFVLAEVATELDIARTFLDDCIAEHLAGDLTAARAAKLKWWSTDLQVRTADRCLQLFGGYGYMREYPVSRAFVDARIQTIYGGTNEIMKTIIAKDLGI
- a CDS encoding anti-sigma factor antagonist (This anti-anti-sigma factor, or anti-sigma factor antagonist, belongs to a family that includes characterized members SpoIIAA, RsbV, RsfA, and RsfB.), producing the protein MLFGLRRKLTRRATWRRNGTGSERAEAIPAAAMTVRGVIAEACVGEAFVAPQAPAEAPAEEELHVLVERRGSALLVHAGGSVDASNIAVWRRLIGEAAGVATGPGPLIIDTGGLEFMGICAFAVLVEVAARCRSRGIQLCLVSDQRITARVVDAAGLDAELSFAAAVEDVLGDAPRDDPGPVLDG
- a CDS encoding CsbD family protein, whose amino-acid sequence is MGLADKARNAAQDVAGKAKEAAGKVTGNDELRNEGKADQGKSSLKKAGENVKDAFKD
- a CDS encoding TetR/AcrR family transcriptional regulator C-terminal domain-containing protein; translated protein: MAIGFIDRQGLSKLTMRALGAACGVEAMALYRYVHGRGDLLSGVVDHIIDRLYADQLAARRQEDGWQDYLMRLAHGVRQIALDHPEVFPLVATQAPEAPWVRPPLRSLRWMESFLDTLISYGFDDAAAVAAYRSYTTFLIGHLLLEVSARGAELHPDEALLDDRGERSARDLTDYPHLLRLQPMLSQDRSTAEFEEALEAMLDRLELLLARR
- a CDS encoding SDR family oxidoreductase → MSNTLALVTGAGSGIGKAITLAFAAQGDRVIAADLDLAAAEATAAQHPELITALPVDVADRAQVDTLRDRTHAEIGVPTVLVNAAGWDRTDQFLNATTEFAEKVVAINYLGPVHVCSAFLPGMIEAGGGGRIINLASDAGRVGSAGESIYAGAKGGVIALTKSLAREMARHTITVNCVCPGPTDTPLFAAQPEKLKEALVKAIPFRRLARPEEVAAPVLFFASDTASFITGQVISVSGGLTMAG
- a CDS encoding TetR/AcrR family transcriptional regulator; translated protein: MTTDYGQLPVEEAVRAARTDSRRRQILDAAVKVMQKTGFHQMSMQDLATEADVSVGLIYKYFSGKEDLLLATIVRIQDAFSDQLTPVIADAGDDPVQQLTAGIRRYIEIVDENLDAVVLTYRESRTLDSAGRTKIKELEIASAAPLRTVIEAGIATGTFHGVDVDLVVFDIMLLAHGWALKRWHFGELYTLDEYIGLQTRFTLNSLVRDRGTES
- a CDS encoding enoyl-CoA hydratase-related protein; translated protein: MPDYEDITYEVDGPAAVITINRPHRYNAFRGQTVEEMIKAFRAAWADTQVAAIILTGAGEKAFCTGGDVKQRAETGDYGPTESGMFEIGYLHKLIRDVPKPVIAAVNGVAIGGGHVLHVLCDLSIASDTARFGQAGPRVGSFDAGFGSAYLARVVGEKRARELWYLCRQYDAATAERWGLVNWVVPAERLLDEAKAVAAEIAEKSPTALRFLKQSFNADTDHQAGLSNLAMSALEIFVHTDEGREGAAAFAEKRPADFGQFITA